GCAAACACCGATGCTGCCTCAATCAATGGTTGCGAAGATGTGCCAGCCAACAACGAGGCATCTCTACTGGTTTTTTAGGTTTGAAGTAATGCGGTTCTTGGAGATTGGTTTTTTACAATTACTAGAAAATTGGTGGTTGTCTTTTGATTTTGCAGGTTCACCAAGTTCTATCTTTTGGATGAAACTTAAAGCCTTAAAAGAGGAGCTAAAAAGATGGAACAAGGAAGTTTTCAAGCATACAAACACAAGGCTAAGTAATATCTTGACAGAAATACAATCTCTTGATAGTATTGCTGAAGACAACAGACTCTCTGTGGAGGAATCCAATTATATGTTGTCTTTAAAGGCGGAATTTGAGAAAACTACACACATGGAGGAGGTTTCTTGGAAGATTAAATCAAAAACACAATGGCTACAAGAAGGCGACAGAAATACTTCTTTCTTCATGAGCAAAGCTTCAGCAAGAAGGAGACATAATAGAATCAAACAACTCTACAATAATGGTGTGTTGGTTGATGACAGGAAGCTACTACAAGAGCATATTGTGGAGTATTATAGCTCTTTATTCACTGAAGAGGAGGTAATTATACCCGAACTTGAAAATATTACTTTTGATAAGACAAATTCACAAGAGAGTGATATTTTAGAAGCTAACTTCACTGAAGAAGAAGTAATAAATGCTATTCAAGAGTTGGGAAACGATAAAGCACCAGGCCCTCATGGTTTCCCAATCATATTTTTTAGTAAATGTTGGAGTTTTCTAAAGGTTGATATGATGAACACTATAAATGAGTTTTGTTCTACAGGGAAAATTTTTAGCAAGCACAACTCAACTTTTATCACTCTGGTTCCAAAGAAAGACTACATTGAGACAATCAAGGATTGCAGGCCTATTTGTCTCTTGACTAGTGTTTACAAAATAATTTCCAAAGTGTTAGCTTCAAGACTCAAGTTGGTAATGGACAAACTTATCTCACCAGTTCAATGTGCTTACATAGAAGGAAGACAAATCATAGATGGTACACTGATTTCCAATGAGCTTGTAGATTCTAGACTTCGTTCAGGCAAGGCTGGGATAATTTATAAAATTCATTTAGAAAAGGCCTTTGATAGGATAAATTGGAGATACCTGGAATTTATTCTTCATAAAatgggttttggaagaaaaatgtTTGAGTGGCTGAGATTTTGCTATTCTACTGCTTCTTTTTTAGTCTTAATCAATGGTTCTTCTTTTGGCTACTTCACTAGTTCAACGGGTGTTCGACAGGGTTGTCCAGTCTCTCCTCTTCTTTTTAATGTTGTCATGGAGGGTTTCTCAAGATACATGGATAGAGGTTCACAATTAAGCATCTTCAGTGGCTTCTCGGTAACTTCTTCCAGTATTACAGTAAATCACTTGCATTATGCTGATGACACTATTTTCTTCATAGATCATAGTAAAGAGGAACTTCTTAATCTTTTCTCATCTCTAAGGTGTTTTGAATTTATTGGAGTCCTTAAGGTTAACACTTCAAAAACAAGGCTCATTCCAATTGGTAATGTGCCTGAGTTATCTACTTGGGCTATGGAATTGGGGTGTGCAACTGATAATCTTCCTTTCCTATATCTTGGCATGCCCCTTGGATCTAAGGTAAATTCTAAGATTATATGGGATCCCATAATTGAAAAATTTGAGGAGAGATTTTCAATTTGGAggcaaatttctttatctaaagaAGGTAAGCTAGCCCTTCTTAAATGTATCCTAAGTTCTCTGCCTATATACTATGTTTCTCTATTCAAGGCCCCTGTTGCTGTTATAAAAATTCTAGAGCAGAAGATGAGGAATTTCTTATGGGATCATGGTGCTGGTTCAAAAATTTCTCACTTTATAAATTGGAGTTTAGTCTGTGCTACTAAAGAAAAAGGTGGGCTTGGTGTTTGTAATTTGAGATTGATGAATATCGCAATGCTTGCTAAATGGTGCTGGAGATTTGGTCAAGAAAAAAATAGGTTGTGGAATAGGATTATTCGTGACAAATATGGTGATGAGTTCTCTAACTGGGTTCCTCAGAAGATAAACTCTTCATACGGAGTTTCTTGTTGGAAATCAGTTGTGGAGACTGCTAGTCTGGTAAGTCTTTACTCACTGCTTAAAATTCATTCAGGTAGTGATATTTCTTTCTGGAATGATGTTTGGTATGGAAACACAACGCTGGCTACAGCTTTCCCTTCTCTTTTTAAGATTTCTGGCAATAAGAATCACAAGCTTGCAGAAGTGATCTCCGCAGATAGAAACTGGAATTTCAACTTTAAACGTAACTTCACAGAATCTGAGGTAAATCTTTACGCTGATCTGTTTCTTAGGATTGGTGATAATCCACCGGTTTTGGATGGCTTACAAGATACCAGAAGATGGGCCCTTGATAGTTCTGGCTTTTTTAGAGTCAAAACCCTATATGCTAAATTGGTAGAAGACTGTGGCATCACAGATTTTCCTTATCAATTTGTTTGGAAGAATGCAGTTCCACCGAAGATTAATTTTCTGGTTTGGTGTATTCTTCATGGGAAGATGAATACAATAGATATGTTACAAGCTAAAGGGGTAGACCTCCATAACTCCTGTATCCTTTGTGGAGATGACACAGAATCTCACGATCATATTTTCCTTCACTGCAAAATAGCGCATAAGCTATGGTCTGCGGCACTTCGTAGTAGTTACTGGTCCGGGGTTATTCCTAGAAGTATTAATATGTTAGCAATCGGGTGGCATCATGGAAGTTTTACAGATGCAGGGAACTTTGCTTGGAGCTTAATTCCACCTGCAGTTTTCTTCGCAATTTGGACAGAGAGGAATATGAGAACTTTTGAGCAAAATTATACTTTTAAAACAGACTCAGACTTAGAGATGGAAGTTAAAGCTTTAATCCTTTAATCCTTTCTTGGGCAATGGCAGCTGGAAGAAGACTTCACATAAATTTTGCTTCTACTGTAATGGCTAATTGGGAAAACATTTTTGTTTAACCTTGTatctcttttcttatttttttcactCTACTTCTCGTAGAACTATGTACATTCTTTTGTCTCAATAAAACTTctattcttataaaaaaaaaaaggcatCTCTACTGAAGGCCGTTTCAAAGCAACCTGTTTCAGTTGCCATTGATGCCAGTGGCCAGGAATTTCAGTTTTACTCAAGCGGGATATTCACAGGAACTTGTGGGACCGAATTAGACCATGGTGTTACTGCAGTAGGGTACGAGACTGATAGTGATGGAACTAAGTATTGGCTCGTGAAGAATTCATGGGGAACTTCATGGGGTGAGGAAGGATACATAAGGATGCAAAGAGATGTTGATGTTAATGAAGGTCTATGCGGTATTGCTAATAAGTTACATTATTGTAACATCTGCATTATCTTATGCATGTTTGCCTTCTAATGTAACACTACCTAAACTGGAACACAAGATTGTTAACAGTACCTTATGCATGACTGTTCAAATAATGAAGGGAATGATATAGCAATATGTTGAATTCATTGACAAAATTCAATAAGCTATTTCTTCAGTAAATTGAAAATGGATAGCAGGatacaaaaaaatgaaaatggatAGCAAGAAAATAACGTAGTGGGTAGGATTCGAACCTGCGCGGGCAAAGCCCACATGATTTCTAGTCATGCCGGATAACCACTCCGGCACGACCACATTGTTGTGCACTTCAGAACACATAATTTTGGTAAACAAGAAAACAGCTTAATTCAAAATATCTAATGACAAAAAAAACCCTGCTTTCTGTGCCCAAATCAATAACTGAATAACTTGACAGGGGATTTTATCATCAAGCACACCCTTTTGGGGAACCAATTACAGAAAGATACAgatgagaaagagagaaagaatCAGCACGTTCATGCGATTAATAACATCAGACATGGTCCAAAGTACTTTAAGCAGAAAATCTATTTAAGTGTACATGATCACGCATGCACGAGGAAGTGAATACTGCAGATTGAAAACATATCTTCAAACCTACTTCTCATAAACAAGGGCATAATTAACATGACAATAAGTTAACGCACATTACTAAATAAATTAGAGGCAGCAGCAAAGACATTCTCCTGCTTTGCTCCTTTTTCTCTACCTGATCCATTGCTCCAATGTGTCACTCCCTTCGCCTTCATCCACAGCATGTGTCCCATTCTTCAATTCCACAGTTTTTAATTGCCCCAGCTAATGCTAATTCACAGAATTTCTCCCTTTCTTCAGGTCCATATACTTTGGGTTTTATTTTAGAGAACTTTTCCACATAAATTGACCATCCACCAACATCTGTGCACACTTCCTCCTCGGTATGACCCTTACCCTTTTTTGTAGCTCTCTTTGTGGCCTGGGAAAAACATTCGGTTTCATTCGGGCATTTGTGAAATTCCATCTTACTGGCCTGGGTTCCAATCGGACATTTACGACATTCCATTCTCAATGCGTCTGGAAACAGAAGAGAACGAGCTAGAAGACTTAGTAATAAAACCGCAGGAACTATTTCAGCGCATTAATAGGAGTTGGGAACATGTAAGGACATGATATAGAACTAGGGTCACTTTTTAGATTTATGACGAGTTGGGAACATGTAAGGACATGATAGAAAATAAAATCTAGTGCTTGCAAACAATAATGCATGCATGCTGTGTGTAAATTTAAAAAGGGTGAATTCCAGCAAGCACTACTGGATCATGCATAGAGAGGTAGATATGCATGTGGCATAAGAGATCATTCTGATGATTATCGAACAACAATCCGAAACCCTAGAACACAACAGAAACTTGAAAAAAAGTTAAGAGGAAATACATAATTGGAATTTCTTACTTGCAGGATCCATACATACCTGATACGGGCGGAAGATCAGCGCATGTCGTGTGGTGTCTGGTGCCCTCCCAGCTGCGGCCCTTGAAATTCCGGAGGACTTGCCATGCACGCCCCAGCATCATGTTTGCAAGGTGTTAATCAAAAGAGAAATCTGATCTTATTTTGTATTTATCAGCAATCGGGTGCTTCGGAAATAATGCTGATGAGAGAAAAAAGAGGGAACGGCTTTCGACAGATGTGGAGATGTATGTATATTGGGGTTGTAATGTTGGATTTTAGTATTTTGGCTTTTCCCCCACGTTGATTTAAGCTGCAAGACATTGTGAATGGACCTATAAAAGCTGAATTGTGAGACTTAAGAGAAGCCTTGACAACTGCATCGATTGAAGGCGCCAACTTACTGGCTGGCTAAGGTGCGAGAAGTGCGAGAAATCTCCATTGGTTTCTACAGCCGTACTTGTGCAAGTATATCTGTCTGTATACTTGTGTAATTTGGTTTCCTGCAGTCTTGTCAGTTTATCACAATATTCGACGCGTTTCTAGTGTACTTCAAAGACTCCATGGATCAGTGCCCCAAGTCCCCTCACTACCATTAGTGGCAAAAACAAACATTAATCCTTGGCTTTACTGAATTCGACATAGAAAGTACAGTTCTGACATACAAAATCTTAACCTTTGTATTGCCAGGTGCTTACTAACACATCAAGGGAaataatcagaaaaaaaaattcactcaTTTTGTTTGCTCAGCAAGGAGCAACCTAACAACTGCTGTCGCGTTGAGGTGACCATTTAAAATGCAGCAGGTAAAATCAAAGTAGCTCAATGATTCAATTGGAGAGTAGGGAACTCGAGAGATTAGCAGGACTTCTGGAGCGCTCACAGCATTGAAGAAGGCACAGTAGTTGAAGAAAAATGTGTCACCTTGAAGTGGGCGATGTAAATCTCAAGGAACAGGTTATGCAGAGTTTAGCATGTCATCATCCCctacaccaaaaacaaaaaagaagcaaTTTCAAAGACGATGTCACGAGTGAACGAACTATTTGGCTGCTGTGAAAGTTTATATTATCATTTCCTGTTTGGCTACTGTGAAAGTTTATCTTGTAATATCGTAAGGCATCCAAACATGTCGTACCTTAACCTTATAGCTAAGTTTACTTAGGTGCTCCAACTAAACAATAGTTCAGTTGAAAATCTTCGTTATAGTGATTTCTTCACTGAACATATTGCCTTTCAAAGACCTAAATATGTTCTTGTGTTCACGTGTGTGGGATTCCCTGAGAATTCTACTGAATGGTGTCAGGTCATGAGAAATTCTACCAAACTCGGAACAGTTAAGAAATTAAGATGGGCATATCTATGATACATTGATAAACACACCAAAGGAAGACAAAACCTTACTGCCAAAGTAAGTTATTTTGCTAGAACTCCATGGGCATTTGAATCTAAGGCCATCCATTTTGCACACAGTAACACAAAGTTCAATAGCAGTTGCACACTCAATTTTGATTGGAACCTCAAAAACCACACACTAAAGCTCAAGATCATACGTACGTAGCTCCAAGTTTTCAATGAATTTATCTGCGTATACATCTCAGAACCAATCTTTATGAACGAAAAAAATGCTACTAAAGTAAGCAGCGCACATCATACAACAAGATTAACTAAAGTAAACATATTGAATTCAATTCAGAAAGATCACTTGTTATACGTAGCTAGAGATCTCTTATCCTGTAAAGCTGCTTCTTAGGCTAATCATTGTAAAGCTTTCTATCTCCTCACCAGATCTTTCACGTTCACCGCATTCCGACACATCCGTGTCTACTTCTCCTAACACACTTATACTAACTAAGGTGTTCTAATGAAAAACTGGTTTAACATTAAACTGGCCAACTGGCCACAATTTAGAAGCATTATGGAAGATGAAGTTTTTGGATCCTAACGATATAAATTTGTTCTACCGGCACCACAGCATATAACCCCACCACTCTTCGTAAATGTGAATGGTTCGTATCCAACAAGATTAAACTGTTTAATCCAACTCATTCCATGATTCTCATTATTCTTCTTTAGCACCCATACGTCAAATGAGCAAGAAGACAAACCGTAGATAGGATAAGTAGCACATAAAAAATCACCCAAAACCCCTAAATGTAAACTGTAGTAGTAGAACAAAAAAGGTGGTGAAGGAACTTGGCTGAACCTTTCATCGGCCAGATTGAAGGCAGCAATGGATGATTGCCCTGGGAGGAACCAATAAACAGCTCCATCAACAAACACGCCGGGTAATCGATTACGTCCAAAAGGATAGTCTATTTGTCCAACATCTCTCCATCCGTTGCCACTTCCAAAAGTGTAAACCTCAACCTGCACATGTTTGTCAGCTAACTCATACATCCTGATAACCTTGTACACATTAGTTGAAGGAATGCAGCCAAATCCACACATCACTTGTACTTTTATCTCGATTCTAGGAAGCATAACATATTCTCTAGTAATGGGATTTAAGATAAAAGAAGGTTGAAAGTACTTCCAGTCATCACCATATGCTGCATCGAAACAAACTAAGCCATTGCAAAAAGCGACAGCATAATAACCTGAAATTATCGCAGGAGTTCTAAAATTGTCCCTTGCTGTTCTAATGCAGGTGCCAGAAATCTCATCGTACATGGTATAATGCATTGTATTAGTCGTGAAAATAAACCCCAACTTACCGGAATCATCAATATTAAGACGATTTAAGTGAAGCTGAGAAAAGGATCGATGAGAAACAAGATCTTTCCATGATTTGGATACCAGTTTGCACTCTAAAACCGACTCAGCTAGTAAACGAGATAATATATCTGAGATGATTTCTAATAGAAGATCATCTAGCTTACCCATTGAAATCCTAGCTGGGTGAGGAGGGTTTGTTTGTAGACTGGATCGACAAAAAAATGAAATGGTTCTTATTCTTATCCTTGGTTTTGGAAACAAGTGTCCACACTAGTTTACCGGAAATGATTAGGTCCCGCCGGCTAAATCCCGCGGGCCATACCGATTTTTGGTTTTGTGGGAGAGAGGGATGGGACCCACACTTAACCCACCCTCTATAAACCGCCGAGCCATAAGGGAGATCCCCTTTTTCCCTTGTTGGGACACACCGCGGGACCAGCCCGCGATGAGTGTATCATTACTCCTAGTTTACATATCACCAGAAGCTAACGGGTTGTGGACCGTTAGATCATCTTATCTTATAGTAGTATTATAATAAAGAAAAAGACCCAtttagggcaattcctatgacGTTCTAACATACAAGATTTTTGTCAAGCCGATAGTCAAATATGGTTTTACACTATGAAAAAGCAGTGAGGGGAGGTGATGAAACGTGCGGATCAAAACAATTCGCCAGCGGGTGATAAAAATATGCGATAGACGATGATGACCCGCAAGTGGATTTAGAATCTCCGATGGGTAAAATCCTAATGGCTCTATTCTCAACGGATACAActttcaaaagttataaaatctctcatttgaatTTATTTTCACTCACACTACTCCACTCCACTATCttctttctattcttcttaacaaaatcttgctacaaAATGAAAAATCTAGTAAGAGACACGGTCAAAAGTTGAGGTATAAAAGAGATCGAAAACATGAAAAAATATTGAGGCCTCCCACAGATGTAGATTTTAATCAGAATCATGAAGCAGAGTTTGCTTCGCCGAGCGTCGTTGCTGCTCCAGCATTAGTTTAAGGTCATGTATCGGGCCATCAAGAGCAGCCTGAGAATTATTATAAAATGAGTGGTGGATTTAAAGAATTAAATGTTATTTATTCTCGTCTACCCGTTGCAGTCCGAACAAGAGTTGATAGATATCCCTTGCATGCGTTTTATATTGTGAAGCCCAGAAAACTCAACAAAATTACGAACATATTGGTAAAAAGGTGGTGGCCAACCACGCACACGTTCCGTTTCATATTTTTTGAAATTGGTAAGTCTGTTTAactaaaattaaatttttttatacAATTATTAAATAATCCAAAACAATTTATATAATCGATATTATTCGTGTAAATAGGAATTATgcccttgatttgtatttcatttgtgggatTCCAAGTGTGGTGGGGGAGCCACTGCCATTCAACCAAAACGAATAGATGTCAAATGATTAATGGAGGAATGTTCTTCCTTTTTTATTAGAATCACAAGTACGTGGAGATCATAAATATTTGAAAGGAGGTGAATTACATTGTTCTGTGTTGAAGCGTTTCCTTTTATACGAAAATGAAGTTGAATATCCTGAACTCGAAATCGTGTTTGTCTTATGGTTAATGGGTCAAAAGTTCTTTCCAAACTCGACTACTGTTTCTCATATTGGTTGACTTGAAGTGTCAAAAGATCTCGAAAAAACACCATATTATGATTGGGGGTCTGCAATTTTTGGAAAAATGTAACTGTGGGCAGGATCAAGTGTCCATAGGTATACCTAACTTCAGTGGTTTTCGGGGATTCATAGAAGTAAAGGTATAAATTATTACTTTTAAATTTAAAGAATTTTTATGAACAAAACAAACGGACACGATTACAAAATACTAAATTATAGATTAATTTGCAGTgttggtggtatacctacttccgtATTTGTAAACCAATACTTAAAGAAAATGTACACGTAGACTTCCAATACTTGATATGCATGGACTACACGAATAATTGGGCGAAGGACACTGGTTGTGACGGCTCAGCTTCCAGTTTTGTTCAGAGAAATCCGTCAAAAGAGAACAGAAACATCATATGGTGTCAAAATTgaacaaaaccaaatcaaaacatatctcttagAAAGTTAGATTATAGTTacgtgctaaactaatattaaatattttctaatgagagatttcataattaCAGGttagatattagttggaaataggaaaaccaaaattaagtaCTTATTGCGTATCTtgatttggttttggaatttccttgttgtacaaacaaccttggtctataaatagttgagttttcatttcttgcaaactattaTACGAGCCAGGcgaacttcattcgtgttgtttttggtggagccgtctatccggaaagGAAAATACCCAATTTAGGCGAAACCTataacgaccgctcgtttaaagacttttatggaataaagaagctctacgagtatcgttggtgggaaaatagacaactgcatttttattttattttttgattattgatttgatcgactaacggttgttgaaactttgattgcacctagtttgattattcttgagagccttctcttctaacataagggtcactcaaactagatcaaagtattgacgggatctttagaactgttgttaaatTTAAatacaacttgtgatcatccattgttaacagacttcgttctatgtgtgatcgatcataagtgaattcaagtttgtgttgtgtatttgaagacaagaagatttttcgtattggttttcgtatctcgtgatttgtATACACATATTGATCAGCTTGGATCCTAGTTAGATTAGATTTCTCTAATCATATAGTCATTTAGAtgggcaactatcatttggtggtattcttcaatatttaaatctgatagttgtgaattcGAATATAAGTTATTGATGATCTCACCCGACAAAGAATCTTACTTTGTTTCAACGAATATTTTtctaaaagattattggagtatTTTCCAAAAAtccttgttcctttactgtttggaaaacagtgatcgaattttatatagtagtaagaaggttgtcgttcactcggacttgatgagattgattttaagaattaataaactaaaataaaaggaaaaagatttacaaaatattttcacgggatgaagagagttactgggactatgatttcatcgaattcataacatagggttcaatttatttattctcaacaattgaagctcaataaataaaattaacatggactctgatttttccaaggtagattctcaaaagattagttgtaaatcctaaacatgatgtatcaaaacattaagctaagcatacttcatcaaattaaatgacaaccaattaattcaaatcatatttcaattgaaATTAATGCAAAACTCTAAAAAAAGaatcaaataattttacccatgtatgaaattcgtcttcctccgtcgtcccagtgatgggttctagctctgcatggtgaaaacacactcaaaataatttttcattgctcaacaaggtgtttacaaatgatggaaaaggtgagaaataATTAAAATCGGGTctataacaattatatttgttacatacCAAacagttacagagaacgataaatatgaagtgtcGATGGCACTGTAGCAATATGACTGTCTTCTATGGTAtaatattcttcgtgttcttcttcaccagcagaactggttcatctctgcaacttcattttTCTCCATACTCAAACCTCTGTTCGCTCCCCTATCACTCCATATCCGCTGTATTACTCCACTACACCTTATATACTCCTTCAGACACCAAAATCATGCATCATAACTCCATATATTCTTCCATTACTtgataatattcttcactgcGAGTCAcggattttcttccctgatttatctcCCACGCGTTACTCCTTAGCTCTCATGCTACAAACACGTTCCAAAAGTCTCCAAAACCCCAGATTCCACACGCAAACCTCCAATTATAGCACATACTTCCCGGAAATAAACCCGAGAAGATATATCCTCCCTGTTTTGCTCAAATATGATTCTCCAACTCAATTCTTTCGAATTTGATGCAATTACCTGTCCTGTTTATCTGCAACAAGACCAATCCACCTGATTGTAGCGTCTAAATCTCATTAAAAGTCgtccaaaacaaaaacaacaatatcAGGTTCTCAAAACACGTAATTTCCTGATTTACTCAATCGAAATCTCCAACCAATTCTAATCCAAATCGTTGAGCATACCATGCCTTTTATGACTCAACTGGCCCATACAAGTCTGAATCCCTGAAAATCTCCAAGTAAATCTCTGCCCAATCTTTCccagaaaacccgagaaaactagcCTCTCATGTTTTGTTCAAACCCGTTGTTACAGCCCAAATTgattgaatcgaatcatcatAGCATCCCTGTTTAGCATAAACAGACCCATCACAACtgattccagcgattgaatcaaCCTAGAGATTTCCCAAAACTCAGACCCTAATATCTACCGTGAAATGCCAAacttcccgccaaaatttcacaTTCAAATCAAGAAGATGAAGTCCCCCTAACAACTGATGGGCTTGCGAATAGCAGATAGCatgtgggtgcccttatccagttaaggtgccccttaacagtgaggtgccccttatccaagacGGGGGTGCTTTTAGTGATTTCTCCAGGGTGAGAAAATTCCACTTTTCAAGCTAAATTCTCCGCACaggtgtatttctccaaaaacacctacaaagacataaaataccataataaatacaaaatcgagcactaacaatacagaaaattgaggacaacttaaacacaaaaatgtgtctatcaaatacccccaaatttattattttctagtcctcgagcaaatctaatctagaaaaataaaattctaatggccgagttatagtctcgggagggtttaccagaggcgtacccacaaaacctttactccatatcctagctatctacgcagaaccttggaaggaactaaagaatctcattggttggcatacttattgattacaggaggaagtaccctgatgcgaaattccaatttttatacacgagt
Above is a genomic segment from Papaver somniferum cultivar HN1 chromosome 10, ASM357369v1, whole genome shotgun sequence containing:
- the LOC113318543 gene encoding F-box protein At3g07870-like — translated: MGKLDDLLLEIISDILSRLLAESVLECKLVSKSWKDLVSHRSFSQLHLNRLNIDDSGKLGFIFTTNTMHYTMYDEISGTCIRTARDNFRTPAIISGYYAVAFCNGLVCFDAAYGDDWKYFQPSFILNPITREYVMLPRIEIKVQVMCGFGCIPSTNVYKVIRMYELADKHVQVEVYTFGSGNGWRDVGQIDYPFGRNRLPGVFVDGAVYWFLPGQSSIAAFNLADERFSQVPSPPFLFYYYSLHLGVLGDFLCATYPIYGLSSCSFDVWVLKKNNENHGMSWIKQFNLVGYEPFTFTKSGGVICCGAGRTNLYR